In Maridesulfovibrio sp., a single genomic region encodes these proteins:
- a CDS encoding response regulator: MDSLAKLLSALSSLAWPVIFGLMLYKFHEPIVNLIKSAQGRKFTIKVAGNELTMEEASEQQRKIVNDVQSRLAEIEKNIRSKTFENSTNNDSGKNISKSILWVDDSPKNNSFLMASLQERGHTVVVSLDTEDGLNKFNSRQFDIVISDMARPEGKKAGIYLAKQIRKVNEHVPFFIFCSSWAAKNLKDEARQSGVTDITSSGTTLLGLLPL, from the coding sequence ATGGACTCACTTGCCAAATTACTTTCTGCACTATCTTCTCTAGCATGGCCTGTTATATTTGGGCTTATGCTATACAAATTCCATGAGCCTATTGTGAACTTAATTAAATCTGCTCAGGGGAGAAAGTTTACCATTAAGGTTGCAGGAAATGAATTGACTATGGAAGAAGCTTCTGAGCAACAACGCAAAATAGTAAATGATGTTCAGTCAAGGCTAGCTGAAATAGAGAAGAATATTCGCTCCAAGACCTTTGAAAATAGCACTAACAATGATTCAGGCAAAAACATTAGTAAATCTATTCTTTGGGTTGACGATAGTCCTAAAAATAATAGTTTTTTGATGGCATCATTACAGGAAAGAGGCCATACCGTTGTCGTTTCACTTGATACTGAAGATGGGTTAAACAAATTTAATTCACGACAGTTCGATATTGTAATATCAGACATGGCTCGGCCAGAGGGCAAAAAGGCAGGAATTTATCTTGCCAAGCAAATAAGAAAAGTGAATGAACACGTCCCATTTTTTATATTTTGTAGCAGCTGGGCTGCTAAAAATTTAAAAGATGAGGCGAGACAAAGTGGTGTAACGGATATTACTTCATCTGGAACAACTCTTTTGGGCTTGCTTCCACTATAA
- a CDS encoding TIM barrel protein yields MVNNKQGKITMSLSPVFFNCHDRPIRIAGSAKYYEEISKPDFLADNGLSIEYTPSMHELHGLQSSLRPYLERGVAIRHHAFFPGLELADEDDEKSTQSVALHNQMLDLIAGYGEQIITVHIGVDTTVKLNPAKAVDNLSSLAERARKLGITLSLENLRRGLTSDPHIVLDWATQAGTSITLDLGHALCSEFSMNGGPDIYEVIRLFESRLAEVHFYERETDRHYPPEDMVLLGPIVDALVQTPCDWWTIELESTTEIQQTCGLLVDHGTGIGKM; encoded by the coding sequence TTGGTTAATAATAAACAAGGTAAAATAACTATGTCGTTATCTCCTGTCTTTTTTAATTGCCATGATCGTCCAATTCGAATTGCCGGTTCTGCAAAATATTATGAAGAGATATCCAAGCCTGATTTCTTGGCCGATAACGGTCTGAGCATCGAGTACACTCCAAGCATGCATGAATTGCATGGGCTGCAGTCTTCTTTGCGACCATACCTCGAAAGAGGGGTCGCTATTCGGCATCATGCTTTTTTTCCCGGACTTGAATTGGCTGATGAAGATGATGAGAAATCTACGCAATCAGTTGCCTTACACAACCAGATGCTCGATTTGATAGCAGGATATGGAGAACAGATCATTACTGTTCATATCGGAGTTGACACAACAGTAAAACTTAATCCTGCGAAAGCTGTGGACAATCTGAGCAGCCTTGCAGAGCGGGCTCGGAAGCTGGGAATAACACTTAGCCTTGAAAACCTCAGAAGAGGACTGACATCGGACCCGCATATCGTATTGGACTGGGCAACCCAGGCAGGAACTTCCATTACGCTTGATTTGGGACATGCCCTCTGTTCAGAGTTCAGCATGAATGGAGGACCAGACATTTATGAAGTGATAAGATTGTTCGAATCTCGACTCGCTGAAGTACATTTTTATGAACGGGAAACAGATCGTCATTACCCACCGGAAGACATGGTCTTGCTCGGTCCGATAGTTGATGCGCTTGTTCAAACTCCGTGCGATTGGTGGACCATAGAATTGGAATCAACCACGGAAATACAACAGACATGCGGTTTGTTGGTAGATCACGGTACCGGAATTGGGAAAATGTAG
- a CDS encoding ABC transporter ATP-binding protein — MNPVFLRVDGLCKSFASKAVVADLSLDIQKGELISLLGPSGCGKTTTLRLIGGFLSPDAGSILLDGTPIQNLPPEKRPVCTVFQSYALFPHMTVLENVMYGLRCHGVVHTSAKDKALNMLKTVGLGKQADMGIRSLSGGQQQRVALARALVLNPKVLLLDEPFSNLDAGLKIMLREEVRSLQEQFELTTIFVTHDREEAMALSNRIAVMQDGRIAQIDSPRKIYSSPVNLHVAEATGQLNKIRLGDDLLFVRPEDVILRESAEGLSGTIISVSYLGLITRYYVECSGNRIVADVISDQTQVFQVGEKVHLSFRSVLSCKK; from the coding sequence ATGAATCCTGTTTTTCTCCGTGTAGACGGATTGTGTAAATCTTTTGCTTCAAAAGCCGTAGTTGCTGACCTTAGTCTTGATATTCAAAAGGGAGAGCTGATTTCACTTCTTGGACCGAGCGGCTGCGGCAAGACAACAACCCTCCGCCTGATTGGCGGATTTCTTTCTCCGGATGCCGGTTCCATTCTTTTGGATGGTACTCCGATACAGAATTTGCCACCGGAAAAGCGTCCTGTCTGTACGGTCTTTCAAAGCTATGCCCTTTTCCCGCATATGACCGTTTTAGAAAATGTTATGTATGGCCTTCGCTGTCATGGGGTCGTCCATACCTCGGCAAAAGATAAGGCGCTTAATATGCTGAAAACGGTCGGTCTTGGCAAACAGGCCGACATGGGGATCAGAAGCTTAAGCGGAGGCCAGCAGCAGAGGGTTGCCCTGGCTAGAGCGCTAGTGCTGAATCCCAAAGTTCTTCTCCTTGATGAGCCCTTTTCAAATCTTGATGCCGGGTTGAAAATCATGCTGCGGGAAGAAGTTCGCAGTTTGCAGGAGCAGTTTGAACTGACCACCATTTTCGTCACACATGACCGGGAAGAGGCGATGGCACTGTCAAACCGCATTGCTGTAATGCAGGACGGCAGGATTGCCCAGATTGACTCTCCACGAAAAATTTATTCTTCACCTGTAAACCTCCACGTTGCGGAAGCTACCGGGCAATTGAATAAAATACGTCTCGGAGATGATTTGCTTTTTGTCCGTCCTGAAGATGTTATTTTGAGAGAATCCGCCGAAGGTCTTAGTGGAACAATTATTTCCGTTTCCTATCTCGGGTTAATTACGCGTTATTATGTTGAATGCTCGGGAAATCGGATAGTTGCTGATGTTATAAGCGACCAGACGCAAGTCTTTCAGGTCGGAGAAAAGGTCCACTTGTCATTTCGCTCAGTGTTGTCTTGCAAGAAGTGA